From a region of the Theobroma cacao cultivar B97-61/B2 chromosome 8, Criollo_cocoa_genome_V2, whole genome shotgun sequence genome:
- the LOC18592415 gene encoding uncharacterized protein LOC18592415: MTTTTTLFLSPPLFTPKFHSSLFLNHSFLPIPSLKAKPLHSPLTPTIKPSFLVRVDDGDADGGGPDDYDMEEEVEELDNKKDFDVEYDPLATASVASASSTTVDVDITITESKSFVSTQGWDSEMVVDYRINEEEFHKISLLDCDFFIRKPPDPDNDVYDFREMYVTPPDTDVYSIPKVLAPMPQKYIRCAKSDYGCYNVTEPPIDAPRDPLYKSEREVMKVFLTKHYRNRRLGDPEFVLDFEEIYVIDSKTKSITRAKVLVTVPGGRNRDRKSDLLVIRDNGNSFKIIHASEKDDPTTVIEREEWVKTREDMEGHLRKLRDFSISNWF, encoded by the exons AtgaccaccaccaccaccctCTTCCTCTCCCCACCATTATTCACCCCAAAATTTCACTCATCCCTCTTCCTCAACCACTCCTTCCTTCCTATCCCGTCTCTCAAAGCCAAACCCCTCCATTCCCCCTTAACCCCAACCATTAAACCCTCCTTCCTCGTGCGGGTAGACGACGGCGATGCCGACGGGGGAGGACCCGACGACTACGACATGGAAGAAGAAGTCGAAGAACTCGACAACAAGAAAGACTTCGACGTCGAATACGACCCTTTAGCCACCGCCTCTGTTGCTAGTGCCTCTTCTACTACTGTTGACGTGGACATTACAATTACTGAAAGCAAGAGCTTTGTGTCGACTCAAGGGTGGGACTCGGAGATGGTGGTGGATTATAGGATAAATGAGGAggagtttcataaaattagcTTGTTGGattgtgatttttttattcGGAAGCCACCCGACCCGGataatgatgtttatgatttCAGGGAG ATGTATGTTACTCCACCGGATACGGATGTGTATTCCATTCCCAAGGTTCTGGCTCCAATGCCTCAAAAG TATATTCGCTGTGCAAAGAGTGATTATGGCTGCTACAACGTTACAGAACCACCCATTGATGCACCTCGTGATCCACTTTACAAATCTGAGAGGGAGGTCATGAAG GTATTTTTGACAAAACATTACAGGAATCGAAGGTTGGGTGACCCAGAATTTGTGCTAGACTTTGAGGAGATATATGTGATTGATTCCAAGACCAAGTCAATTACCAGAGCAAAAGTTTTG GTCACAGTTCCAGGAGGAAGAAACCGGGATAGAAAGAGTGACCTACTTGTCATACGTGATAATGGAAACTCCTTCAAAATAATTCATGCG AGTGAAAAAGATGATCCAACAACTGTAATAGAAAGGGAAGAGTGGGTCAAGACCAGAGAAGACATGGAAGGACATCTCAGAAAGCTACGAGACTTCAGCATTTCAAATTGGTTCTAA
- the LOC18592416 gene encoding floral homeotic protein GLOBOSA has product MGRGKIEIKRIENSSNRQVTYSKRRNGIMKKAKEITVLCDARVSLIIFASSGKMHEYCSPSTNLIDILDQYHKTSGKRLWDAKHENLSNEIDRIKKENDSMHIELRHLKGEDITSLQYKELMAIEDALENGLACVRAKQMDVLDVTRKNTKMLEEDNKQLNFIVNQQHIAYENAREQMDNGYQRARDYNSQIPFAFRVQPMQPNLQERM; this is encoded by the exons ATGGGAAGAGGCAAGATTGAGATCAAGAGGATTGAGAACTCAAGCAACAGGCAGGTTACTTATTCAAAGAGAAGGAATGGGATCATGAAGAAAGCTAAGGAGATTACTGTGCTGTGTGATGCTCGTGTTTCTCTTATTATCTTTGCTAGCTCTGGCAAGATGCATGAGTATTGCAGTCCTTCTACTAA TTTGATCGATATCTTGGATCAATATCACAAGACTTCCGGAAAGAGGCTGTGGGATGCCAAACATGAG AACCTTAGCAATGAAATAGATAGAATCAAGAAAGAGAATGATAGCATGCACATTGAACTCAG GCATTTGAAAGGCGAGGATATCACATCTTTGCAGTACAAAGAGCTGATGGCCATTGAGGATGCCCTTGAGAATGGCCTTGCCTGTGTCCGTGCTAAACAG ATGGACGTCCTTGATGTGACAAGGAAAAAT ACGAAAATGTTAGAGGAGGACAATAAGCAGCTCAATTTCATTGTG AATCAACAGCATATAGCTTATGAAAATGCAAGAGAGCAAATGGACAACGGATACCAGCGAGCAAGGGACTACAACTCGCAGATCCCTTTCGCCTTCCGTGTGCAGCCTATGCAGCCAAATCTGCAAGAGAGGATGTAA